Proteins co-encoded in one Neodiprion lecontei isolate iyNeoLeco1 chromosome 3, iyNeoLeco1.1, whole genome shotgun sequence genomic window:
- the LOC107226920 gene encoding tyrosine-protein kinase transmembrane receptor Ror isoform X3 has product MKPTAISITAIGDKLDISGIGVSTPHISHLSPTNPFSDIFPPSPQPTSSQSSTVDLSSINGHFQLPHVPTSVGGSIPIRNEDKGGTCELYLGKVCAEFVGNHSVYVPSTTTQKELEERLLQAFRVINYSNELSSTCERYAKPSLCFSAFAICRDQQAKYHQKPKNSEASTQLFNLLNANQGKIVSPDDTDGEDNLNDFTKTHGVMRRKRKAEYSSKFSFTLDSDGNFPSRKIGVETINVDARTAGRNRLNHKLRRICREECEILENELCRKEYVIAKRQKVISQVPLLECSDLPPDGTPEAADCLSLGISAVKDVQEDDRCYWGTGQSYRGVANHSAYGKPCLLWSQQLNVEISDYQELVGRHSYCRNPGSRESQPWCFVEGNTGMEVQFCNIPKCVENLWIYALVGVVLTSGFIVIIICYCCCYKSRKSRRQPNHLPSNKMLTGMQCDKNIYDGRRSTAQPMEMNSLLAGPGNITPGAGTLSSGSSRTSNNRVPQFSIHNVAFLQELGEGAFGKVYKGELQTGNKAEPTIFVAIKTLKENATPKTQSDFKREVDLMTDLRHPNIICLLGVILKGEPMCMLFEYMTQGDLHEFLICHSPRSDVPLNNGSGKVLEQPEFLHIALQIASGMEYLAGHHYVHRDLAARNCLVGENLTVKISDFGLSRDIYSSDYYRVQSKSLLPVRWMPPESILYGKFTTESDVWSYGVVLWEIYSYGLQPYYGYNNQEVIDMIRSRQLLPCPEDCPTMIYSLMIECWHEVANRRPQFPEIHHRLQNWYTNQTYLSDFCNESVTSYSGSSHKSTNKTNSTQLSAPIYKTDSLNRKESSSFKCNQEMQPLCNMNDHNVPIKTMNPNVDSRQQNFNLQLATEQHAVATPLKTTNQSSYQNANSNVNLNEYNDKQCCSPKLSGAKKVLPPVHQSMIKSSPPNGTRPMQNGAQLVVRLPDPSKVTTETRVSK; this is encoded by the exons ATGAAACCAACAGCAATCTCTAt caCGGCGATCGGAGACAAGCTGGATATATCTGGAATCGGCGTGTCGACCCCGCACATATCGCACCTGAGTCCAACGAACCCGTTCAGCGACATATTTCCACCCAGCCCTCAACCGACGAGTTCGCAATCCAGCACCGTCGACCTGAGCTCGATAAACGGGCATTTTCAATTGCCCCACGTGCCTACGAGCGTTGGGGGAAGTATACCGATAAGAAACGAAGACAAGGGTGGAACTTGCGAA CTATACCTTGGGAAAGTGTGCGCAGAATTTGTCGGCAATCACTCCGTTTACGTACCGTCTACAACGACGCAGAAAGAACTTGAAGAAAGACTTTTGCAGGCTTTCCGagtgataaattattcaaa CGAATTGTCGTCGACATGCGAAAGATACGCCAAGCCTTCGCTTTGCTTTTCGGCATTCGCGATATGCAGAGATCAACAGGCCAAGTATCACCAAAAGCCAAAAAACTCGGAGGCTAGTACACAGCTATTTAACCTGCTTAATGCCAATCAGGGTAAAATCGTGTCACCAGACGACACGGACGGAGAGGACAACCTCAACGATTTCACAAAAACGCACGGCGTgatgaggagaaaaaggaaagcTGAATACAGTTCAAAGTTTAGCTTCACGCTGGACAGCGATGGTAATTTTCCATCCAGAAAGATCGGGGTAGAAACGATTAACGTCGACGCGAGAACGGCGGGAAGAAATCGCTTGAATCACAAACTGCGAAGGATATGTCGAGAGGAGTGTGAGATATTGGAGAACGAATTGTGCCGAAAAGAGTACGTGATTGCGAAGAGGCAAAAAGTGATAAGTCAGGTGCCTCTTTTGGAATGTTCGGATCTTCCACCCGACGGAACGCCGGAAGCCGCCGACTGTTTGAGTCTTGGAATATCAGCAGTGAAGGACGTACAAGAAG ACGATCGCTGCTACTGGGGAACGGGCCAATCTTATCGAGGCGTTGCGAATCACAGCGCGTACGGTAAACCGTGTCTGCTTTGGTCTCAACAGTTGAACGTCGAGATATCGGATTACCAAGAACTTGTGGGCAGACATTCGTACTGTCGAAATCCAGGCAGCAGGGAATCCCAGCCCTGGTGTTTCGTCGAAGGCAATACCGGGATGGAGGTCCAGTTTTGCAACATCCCGAAATGCG TCGAAAACTTGTGGATATACGCGCTGGTCGGCGTAGTTTTGACGAGCGGTTTCATCGTCATAATAATATGCTACTGCTGCTGTTACAAAAGTAGGAAGTCGAGAAGACAACCGAACCATTTACCGTCGAACAAG ATGCTGACGGGTATGCAATGCGACAAAAACATCTACGACGGTAGGCGAAGCACCGCTCAGCCGATGGAAATGAATTCGCTGCTGGCAGGACCAGGGAACATAACTCCTGGGGCGGGAACCCTGAGCAGCGGAAGTAGCCGAACGTCGAACAACCGAGTACCACAGTTCTCGATCCACAATGTCGCATTTTTACAAGAATTGGGAGAAGGAGCATTCG GCAAAGTCTACAAGGGTGAATTGCAAACTGGCAATAAAGCTGAACCCACGATATTCGTGGCTATAAAAACGCTGAAGGAAAACGCCACGCCGAAAACTCAAAGCGATTTCAAACGCGAAGTCGATCTTATGACCGATCTTAGACACCCCAACATAATCTGTCTTCTCGGCGTTATTCTTAAGGGTGAACCGATGTGCATGCTGTTCGAATACATGACCCAAGGTGACTTGCACGAGTTCCTCATCTGCCATTCGCCAAGATCTGACGTACCGCTGAACAACGGCAGTGGAAAAGTATTGGAACAGCCCGAATTCCTTCACATAGCGCTTCAAATAGCGTCCG GCATGGAGTACCTGGCAGGCCACCATTACGTTCACCGTGATTTGGCGGCGCGAAATTGCCTTGTCGGTGAAAATCTTACCGTAAAAATATCCGATTTTGGTTTATCGCGAGACATTTACAGCAGCGACTACTACAGAGTACAATCCAAGAGTCTCCTGCCGGTGAGATGGATGCCGCCCGAATCGATACTCTATGGAAAATTCACCACAGAATCGGACGTCTGGAGCTACGGCGTTGTGCTGTGGGAAATATACAGTTACGGTTTACAG CCTTACTACGGATACAACAACCAGGAAGTAATCGACATGATAAGATCACGTCAGCTGCTCCCCTGTCCGGAAGATTGTCCGACGATGATATACAGTCTGATGATAGAGTGTTGGCACGAAGTGGCGAACAGAAGGCCACAGTTTCCCGAAATCCATCACAGGCTGCAGAATTGGTACACGAATCAAACGTACCTCAGCGACTTCTGCAACGAGTCGGTTACGAGCTACTCCGGCAGTAGCCACAAGAGTACAAACAAAACGAATTCTACGCAGCTGTCAGCACCGATCTACAAGACCGATTCGTTGAACCGAAAGGAGTCGAGTAGTTTCAAGTGTAACCAAGAGATGCAGCCGTTGTGCAATATGAATGATCACAACGTGCCGATCAAGACAATGAATCCGAACGTGGATTCGCGTCAGCAGAATTTCAACCTACAGTTGGCGACCGAACAACACGCCGTAGCTACGCCGCTGAAAACtaccaatcaatcgagttatCAGAACGCCAATTCCAACGTGAACCTAAACGAGTACAACGACAAACAGTGCTGCTCGCCGAAATTGAGCGGTGCCAAAAAGGTTTTGCCCCCCGTACATCAGTCAATGATCAAGAGCAGTCCGCCGAATGGAACGAGGCCGATGCAAAACGGCGCTCAGTTGGTGGTCAGGCTACCCGATCCGAGTAAAGTCACAACGGAAACTAGAGTGTCGAAATGA
- the LOC107226920 gene encoding tyrosine-protein kinase transmembrane receptor Ror isoform X2 — protein sequence MRLLLVYLMFSMLKSSCIFVLTQNIADNLTDVNNATSTAIGDKLDISGIGVSTPHISHLSPTNPFSDIFPPSPQPTSSQSSTVDLSSINGHFQLPHVPTSVGGSIPIRNEDKGGTCELYLGKVCAEFVGNHSVYVPSTTTQKELEERLLQAFRVINYSNELSSTCERYAKPSLCFSAFAICRDQQAKYHQKPKNSEASTQLFNLLNANQGKIVSPDDTDGEDNLNDFTKTHGVMRRKRKAEYSSKFSFTLDSDGNFPSRKIGVETINVDARTAGRNRLNHKLRRICREECEILENELCRKEYVIAKRQKVISQVPLLECSDLPPDGTPEAADCLSLGISAVKDVQEDDRCYWGTGQSYRGVANHSAYGKPCLLWSQQLNVEISDYQELVGRHSYCRNPGSRESQPWCFVEGNTGMEVQFCNIPKCVENLWIYALVGVVLTSGFIVIIICYCCCYKSRKSRRQPNHLPSNKMLTGMQCDKNIYDGRRSTAQPMEMNSLLAGPGNITPGAGTLSSGSSRTSNNRVPQFSIHNVAFLQELGEGAFGKVYKGELQTGNKAEPTIFVAIKTLKENATPKTQSDFKREVDLMTDLRHPNIICLLGVILKGEPMCMLFEYMTQGDLHEFLICHSPRSDVPLNNGSGKVLEQPEFLHIALQIASGMEYLAGHHYVHRDLAARNCLVGENLTVKISDFGLSRDIYSSDYYRVQSKSLLPVRWMPPESILYGKFTTESDVWSYGVVLWEIYSYGLQPYYGYNNQEVIDMIRSRQLLPCPEDCPTMIYSLMIECWHEVANRRPQFPEIHHRLQNWYTNQTYLSDFCNESVTSYSGSSHKSTNKTNSTQLSAPIYKTDSLNRKESSSFKCNQEMQPLCNMNDHNVPIKTMNPNVDSRQQNFNLQLATEQHAVATPLKTTNQSSYQNANSNVNLNEYNDKQCCSPKLSGAKKVLPPVHQSMIKSSPPNGTRPMQNGAQLVVRLPDPSKVTTETRVSK from the exons atgaGGCTGCTACTTGTGTACCTAATGTTTTCAATGTTGAAAAGTTCGTGTATTTTTGTACTTACACAAAATATCGCAGATAACCTAACAGATGTCAATAACGCAACGAG caCGGCGATCGGAGACAAGCTGGATATATCTGGAATCGGCGTGTCGACCCCGCACATATCGCACCTGAGTCCAACGAACCCGTTCAGCGACATATTTCCACCCAGCCCTCAACCGACGAGTTCGCAATCCAGCACCGTCGACCTGAGCTCGATAAACGGGCATTTTCAATTGCCCCACGTGCCTACGAGCGTTGGGGGAAGTATACCGATAAGAAACGAAGACAAGGGTGGAACTTGCGAA CTATACCTTGGGAAAGTGTGCGCAGAATTTGTCGGCAATCACTCCGTTTACGTACCGTCTACAACGACGCAGAAAGAACTTGAAGAAAGACTTTTGCAGGCTTTCCGagtgataaattattcaaa CGAATTGTCGTCGACATGCGAAAGATACGCCAAGCCTTCGCTTTGCTTTTCGGCATTCGCGATATGCAGAGATCAACAGGCCAAGTATCACCAAAAGCCAAAAAACTCGGAGGCTAGTACACAGCTATTTAACCTGCTTAATGCCAATCAGGGTAAAATCGTGTCACCAGACGACACGGACGGAGAGGACAACCTCAACGATTTCACAAAAACGCACGGCGTgatgaggagaaaaaggaaagcTGAATACAGTTCAAAGTTTAGCTTCACGCTGGACAGCGATGGTAATTTTCCATCCAGAAAGATCGGGGTAGAAACGATTAACGTCGACGCGAGAACGGCGGGAAGAAATCGCTTGAATCACAAACTGCGAAGGATATGTCGAGAGGAGTGTGAGATATTGGAGAACGAATTGTGCCGAAAAGAGTACGTGATTGCGAAGAGGCAAAAAGTGATAAGTCAGGTGCCTCTTTTGGAATGTTCGGATCTTCCACCCGACGGAACGCCGGAAGCCGCCGACTGTTTGAGTCTTGGAATATCAGCAGTGAAGGACGTACAAGAAG ACGATCGCTGCTACTGGGGAACGGGCCAATCTTATCGAGGCGTTGCGAATCACAGCGCGTACGGTAAACCGTGTCTGCTTTGGTCTCAACAGTTGAACGTCGAGATATCGGATTACCAAGAACTTGTGGGCAGACATTCGTACTGTCGAAATCCAGGCAGCAGGGAATCCCAGCCCTGGTGTTTCGTCGAAGGCAATACCGGGATGGAGGTCCAGTTTTGCAACATCCCGAAATGCG TCGAAAACTTGTGGATATACGCGCTGGTCGGCGTAGTTTTGACGAGCGGTTTCATCGTCATAATAATATGCTACTGCTGCTGTTACAAAAGTAGGAAGTCGAGAAGACAACCGAACCATTTACCGTCGAACAAG ATGCTGACGGGTATGCAATGCGACAAAAACATCTACGACGGTAGGCGAAGCACCGCTCAGCCGATGGAAATGAATTCGCTGCTGGCAGGACCAGGGAACATAACTCCTGGGGCGGGAACCCTGAGCAGCGGAAGTAGCCGAACGTCGAACAACCGAGTACCACAGTTCTCGATCCACAATGTCGCATTTTTACAAGAATTGGGAGAAGGAGCATTCG GCAAAGTCTACAAGGGTGAATTGCAAACTGGCAATAAAGCTGAACCCACGATATTCGTGGCTATAAAAACGCTGAAGGAAAACGCCACGCCGAAAACTCAAAGCGATTTCAAACGCGAAGTCGATCTTATGACCGATCTTAGACACCCCAACATAATCTGTCTTCTCGGCGTTATTCTTAAGGGTGAACCGATGTGCATGCTGTTCGAATACATGACCCAAGGTGACTTGCACGAGTTCCTCATCTGCCATTCGCCAAGATCTGACGTACCGCTGAACAACGGCAGTGGAAAAGTATTGGAACAGCCCGAATTCCTTCACATAGCGCTTCAAATAGCGTCCG GCATGGAGTACCTGGCAGGCCACCATTACGTTCACCGTGATTTGGCGGCGCGAAATTGCCTTGTCGGTGAAAATCTTACCGTAAAAATATCCGATTTTGGTTTATCGCGAGACATTTACAGCAGCGACTACTACAGAGTACAATCCAAGAGTCTCCTGCCGGTGAGATGGATGCCGCCCGAATCGATACTCTATGGAAAATTCACCACAGAATCGGACGTCTGGAGCTACGGCGTTGTGCTGTGGGAAATATACAGTTACGGTTTACAG CCTTACTACGGATACAACAACCAGGAAGTAATCGACATGATAAGATCACGTCAGCTGCTCCCCTGTCCGGAAGATTGTCCGACGATGATATACAGTCTGATGATAGAGTGTTGGCACGAAGTGGCGAACAGAAGGCCACAGTTTCCCGAAATCCATCACAGGCTGCAGAATTGGTACACGAATCAAACGTACCTCAGCGACTTCTGCAACGAGTCGGTTACGAGCTACTCCGGCAGTAGCCACAAGAGTACAAACAAAACGAATTCTACGCAGCTGTCAGCACCGATCTACAAGACCGATTCGTTGAACCGAAAGGAGTCGAGTAGTTTCAAGTGTAACCAAGAGATGCAGCCGTTGTGCAATATGAATGATCACAACGTGCCGATCAAGACAATGAATCCGAACGTGGATTCGCGTCAGCAGAATTTCAACCTACAGTTGGCGACCGAACAACACGCCGTAGCTACGCCGCTGAAAACtaccaatcaatcgagttatCAGAACGCCAATTCCAACGTGAACCTAAACGAGTACAACGACAAACAGTGCTGCTCGCCGAAATTGAGCGGTGCCAAAAAGGTTTTGCCCCCCGTACATCAGTCAATGATCAAGAGCAGTCCGCCGAATGGAACGAGGCCGATGCAAAACGGCGCTCAGTTGGTGGTCAGGCTACCCGATCCGAGTAAAGTCACAACGGAAACTAGAGTGTCGAAATGA